TGTCGCCGCGGCGACGTGCCTGCGGCAGAGGGCGGTGGTGAAAAGGCAACACGGCCGCAACACAGCCGCCTTGCCGGCTGCTCTCGCATCGACGCGGCACCGAATTGTAATTGCTTTGGCAAGAATGGTTTACAGTTCGAAAACGGCAACGAAGTGTCAACGAATGGTAGCGCAATTGACGTTTTGGCACCGACTGTGCTTTACGTGCTGTTCAACAACCGAGCGACATGACTCACCTGTTGCTGCGGCTCATATCCGAACTGAAGCGCTGCGCGAACTCGAAGCGTTTTCGAAGTCTCCGCCAGCGCGGCTTTCGCGACCGTGGTTGCCTCCGCGTCGCATCGAAACAGGAGAACTGTTCATGAACCTGCTGCTTGCCCTGAAGAACGACGAAAACGGTTTCATCGTGTCGGCTGAACTGGTGCTTGTGGGCACCATTGTCGTCATCGGCATGATCACCGGACTGACAGAACTGTCCTACGGCGTCAACGAAGAACTGGAAGACCTGGGATCCGCCGTCGGTGCCATCAACCAAACCTACTACTACACACTGGCGAGCGGTCATAAAGGCGAAGTCGTGGGAAGCACCTTCCTGGACTTTGCCGATGAATGCGACAATGCCTGCAACCTGTCCTGCAACAGCCCCGGTCGCGGAGAAAAGACCAGCTACGGCTACTAAGACGGCTCACCGTCCGGCATCAGCCCGGCAGGTCGCCCAATACCGCCGAACAAACGTCCGGTGTCCCCCGCCGGACGAGTTCAGGCCGCTGACAACAAACTTAAGGCTCCCGCCGAAGTTCGTTCTCCCGCGATTGGCTTCACGCCTTTCGTGCCTCAGGCCTTCCGCCTGACACCTCCCATTCCTCCGCCTTCCCACATCCCGAATCGGTCTCCTGTTTCGGGAAGCACGGCCCGAGTTCCACCTGAACTCCGGGCCGTGCTTCTTTTTGGTTTCCAGGAAACCACCCGCCTTCCAAACTCAATCGGTTGTCCGTCGACCGAGTTCCGGAAACACTGGCCACTGAGATTTCTTACCAGTGTTCCCGTGTCTCCGTTCGCATGAAGCTGCTCGCCGCATTGCAGGTTGCGTTGCTGCTGGTTGTCAGCATCCTTCCCGAGGGACGTCTGTCTCTGGCTGGCGGGTCGTGCTGCGCCGGTCACTGCAGTTGCACGCGGGATGCTCAGTTGGGTGGCACCTGTTGTTGTGCTCAGCGCCGTCGCAATGAAGCAGCGAAAGCAAAGGCGGTGCCTCCGAAGTCGGAAGGAGCTGGCAAGCGAAGTTGTTGTTCGTCAAAGACTCGGCAGTCTGAAGGCGGCCATTCCCCCGCCACCAGCGCGACATCTTTACGACAACAGTCTCCTTCGACGGAGGCGACGTGCTGTTCGAAGGCTGCCCCCGCCGGTAATCGAAGCTGCTGCCGTGCGAAGCAGTCGGATGAAGGCCCGACCGGTCCCTGTTTTCGGCAGCGCCCCTGCACCCCGGATCCCGTTGAGATCTGGGTGTCTCAGATGCCCCGAACGCTGGCGCTGAGAGTCGGCCGGATCGACGCCGGCGCATCCGTGGAACGCGTGATCGACTCGCGCGTGAGGCGGGAAAACTTCCCGAAGCGTCCTCCAACGCCTCCGCCGCAGACTGGCGTG
This is a stretch of genomic DNA from Planctomycetaceae bacterium. It encodes these proteins:
- a CDS encoding branched-chain amino acid aminotransferase; its protein translation is MNLLLALKNDENGFIVSAELVLVGTIVVIGMITGLTELSYGVNEELEDLGSAVGAINQTYYYTLASGHKGEVVGSTFLDFADECDNACNLSCNSPGRGEKTSYGY